The Triticum aestivum cultivar Chinese Spring chromosome 3A, IWGSC CS RefSeq v2.1, whole genome shotgun sequence genome includes a region encoding these proteins:
- the LOC123060825 gene encoding E3 ubiquitin-protein ligase SINAT5 — translation MDVDSVECLSLPDAAMDADDVGLALHPHGGLLAAAAASRPAAYPKAAAAAGGIVAPGSSVHELLECPVCTNSMYPPIHQCQNGHTLCSTCKARVHNRCPTCRQELGDIRCLALEKVAESLELPCKHYSLGCPEIFPYYSKIKHEAMCSFRPYSCPYAGSECSVTGDIPYLVNHLRDDHKVDMHSGCTFNHRYVKSNPREVENATWMLTVFHCFGQYFCLHFEAFQLGMAPVYMAFLRFMGDENEARNYSYSLEVGANGRKMVWEGTPRSVRDSHRKVRDSHDGLLIQRNMALFFSGGDRKELKLRITGRIWKETQTPDGACVPVLCS, via the exons ATGGACGTGGACAGCGTCGAGTGCCTCTCGCTGCCCGACGCCGCCATGGACGCGGACGACGTCGGCCTCGCCCTCCACCCGCACGGCgggctcctcgccgccgccgccgcctcccgcccggcCGCCTACcccaaggccgccgccgccgcggggggCATCGTCGCGCCGGGGAGCAGCGTGCACGAGCTGCTCGAGTGCCCCGTCTGCACCAACTCCATGTACCCGCCGATCCACCAG TGCCAAAATGGACATACTCTGTGTTCCACATGCAAAGCTAGGGTACACAATCGTTGCCCTACTTGCCGACAAGAGCTCGGTGATATCAGGTGTTTGGCACTGGAGAAAGTAGCCGAATCGCTTGAGCTTCCCTGTAAGCACTATTCCTTGGGTTGCCCAGAGATCTTCCCATACTACAGCAAGATAAAGCATGAAGCGATGTGCAGCTTTAGACCATACAGTTGCCCCTACGCTGGTTCTGAGTGTTCTGTGACTGGTGATATTCCTTACCTTGTTAACCATTTGAGGGATGACCACAAAGTTGATATGCACAGCGGTTGCACATTCAACCATAGATACGTCAAATCCAACCCAAGAGAAGTCGAAAATGCCACCTGGATGCTAACG GTGTTTCACTGTTTCGGGCAGTACTTCTGCCTGCACTTTGAGGCCTTCCAGCTTGGGATGGCACCAGTGTACATGGCCTTCCTGCGTTTCATGGGGGACGAGAATGAGGCGCGGAACTACAGTTACAGCCTTGAGGTCGGCGCCAATGGCAGGAAGATGGTATGGGAGGGCACCCCCAGGAGCGTCCGGGACAGCCACCGGAAGGTGCGTGACAGCCACGATGGTCTCCTAATCCAGAGGAACATGGCATTGTTCTTCTCGGGCGGCGACCGGAAGGAGCTGAAGCTAAGGATCACCGGCCGGATCTGGAAGGAGACGCAGACCCCGGATGGTGCCTGCGTACCAGTTCTCTGTAGCTAA